From the genome of Streptomyces sp. V1I1, one region includes:
- a CDS encoding O-methyltransferase: protein MRGFPGAADTVSLAPLRGQERVITANRQTSWAFADAFVAEDDALRWARDRARESGLPSVSPGTGAALRLLAATADAKAVAEIGTGTGVSGIYLLHGMRPDGVLTTVDPEPDRQQFAKEAFRAAGFAGNRARFIPGRALDVLPRLADGGYDLVFCDGDRTESLDYLAESLRLLRPGGLVCFEGVFADGRTVDSAAQPAEVLRLRELLRAVRESQELLPSLLPVGDGLLCAVRRG, encoded by the coding sequence ATCCGCGGGTTCCCGGGCGCAGCGGATACAGTCAGCCTCGCGCCACTACGGGGACAGGAGAGGGTCATTACCGCCAACCGGCAGACGAGCTGGGCGTTCGCCGACGCCTTTGTCGCCGAGGACGACGCGCTGCGCTGGGCCCGTGACCGGGCCCGGGAGTCAGGGCTCCCCTCGGTGTCGCCAGGCACCGGCGCCGCGCTGCGACTGCTGGCTGCCACCGCCGACGCGAAAGCGGTGGCCGAAATCGGTACGGGGACCGGTGTCTCCGGGATCTATCTGCTGCACGGGATGCGGCCCGACGGCGTACTGACCACGGTGGACCCGGAGCCGGACCGGCAGCAGTTCGCCAAGGAGGCGTTCCGCGCGGCGGGCTTCGCCGGGAACCGGGCGCGTTTCATCCCCGGCCGCGCGCTCGACGTACTTCCGCGGCTGGCGGACGGCGGTTACGACCTCGTCTTCTGCGACGGCGACCGGACGGAGTCGCTGGACTATCTCGCTGAATCGTTGCGCCTGCTGCGACCTGGCGGTCTTGTCTGCTTCGAGGGCGTATTCGCGGACGGCCGCACGGTCGACTCGGCGGCCCAGCCGGCGGAGGTGCTGCGTCTGCGGGAGCTGCTGCGCGCGGTCCGGGAGAGCCAGGAGCTGCTGCCGTCGCTGCTGCCGGTGGGCGACGGCCTGCTCTGCGCGGTCCGCCGCGGCTGA
- a CDS encoding S1C family serine protease, which translates to MDDGKPTGPKAKWWSRPSAGRATQPEPEGQATVSVSEGVPVPVPVPEDAAVAADTEVTAELPPTPAPGRPQPLHEPDEYSTPPYGGPGPWAPAPPVQRPMPTPAQGTPVPPQYSTTPNGTAPGTGGGYAPPPQPQAPQPQESQPQASQPQALRPQAPQPQAVQRHAHQPHPPLPQPPTSHWLQYDPWSAPGQSLTHPGEPTRKKRGRGSLLVGAVLLALVAGVIGGGIGAYVERNGGITQVELPQASKDNGNRPPDSVAGIAASALPSVVTLHVSGGGEQGTGTGFVLDQRGHILTNNHVVDPAGSAGDISVTFSGGETAKATLVGKDSGYDLAVVKVSGVSGLKPLPLGNSDSVQVGDPVVAIGAPFDLQNTVTSGIISAKERPITAGGEKGDGSDVSYVDALQTDAPINPGNSGGPLVDTKARVIGINSAIRAADSGAGPEGGQAGSIGLGFAIPINQGKRVAEELINTGKATHPVIGVSLDMKYTGDGARVGEKGKDGSPSVTSGGPGAKAGIKPGDIITKVDGQRVHSGEELIVKIRSHRPGDRLELTLVRGGSERTMTLTLGSADGT; encoded by the coding sequence ATGGACGACGGGAAGCCCACCGGACCGAAGGCGAAGTGGTGGAGCCGGCCCAGCGCGGGACGTGCGACCCAGCCCGAGCCGGAGGGGCAGGCGACGGTGTCGGTGTCGGAGGGCGTGCCGGTTCCGGTTCCGGTACCTGAGGACGCCGCGGTGGCCGCGGACACCGAGGTGACGGCCGAGCTGCCGCCCACGCCGGCGCCGGGCAGGCCGCAGCCGCTGCACGAGCCCGACGAGTACAGCACCCCGCCATACGGCGGACCAGGGCCGTGGGCGCCCGCACCTCCCGTACAGCGGCCGATGCCGACTCCGGCGCAGGGCACTCCCGTACCGCCGCAGTACTCCACGACGCCGAACGGCACCGCGCCGGGCACCGGCGGCGGGTACGCCCCGCCGCCCCAGCCTCAAGCGCCCCAGCCCCAAGAGTCCCAGCCCCAAGCGTCCCAGCCCCAAGCACTGCGGCCTCAAGCGCCCCAGCCCCAAGCGGTGCAGCGGCACGCCCACCAGCCTCACCCCCCGCTGCCGCAGCCCCCGACCTCCCATTGGCTGCAGTACGACCCCTGGAGCGCGCCAGGTCAGTCGCTGACCCACCCCGGTGAGCCCACCAGGAAGAAGCGCGGCCGCGGATCGCTGCTGGTCGGGGCGGTCCTGCTGGCGCTCGTCGCAGGCGTCATCGGCGGCGGCATCGGCGCGTACGTCGAACGCAACGGCGGCATCACCCAGGTCGAACTCCCGCAGGCATCCAAGGACAACGGCAACCGCCCGCCCGACAGCGTCGCGGGCATCGCCGCAAGTGCGCTGCCGAGCGTCGTCACGCTCCATGTCAGCGGCGGCGGCGAACAGGGCACCGGCACCGGCTTCGTGCTCGACCAGCGGGGCCACATCCTGACCAACAACCATGTCGTCGACCCGGCGGGCTCGGCCGGCGACATCTCCGTCACCTTCAGCGGCGGCGAGACCGCCAAGGCGACGCTCGTCGGCAAGGACAGCGGCTACGACCTCGCCGTCGTCAAGGTGTCCGGCGTCTCGGGCCTCAAGCCGTTGCCCCTGGGGAACTCCGACAGCGTCCAGGTCGGCGACCCGGTTGTCGCCATCGGCGCACCCTTCGACCTCCAGAACACCGTGACCTCCGGCATCATCAGCGCCAAGGAGCGCCCCATCACCGCGGGCGGCGAGAAGGGCGACGGCAGCGATGTCAGCTATGTCGACGCGCTGCAGACCGACGCCCCGATAAACCCCGGCAATTCGGGCGGTCCGCTGGTGGACACCAAGGCCCGGGTCATCGGCATCAACAGCGCGATCCGCGCGGCGGACTCCGGTGCGGGCCCCGAGGGCGGCCAGGCCGGCTCCATCGGACTCGGCTTCGCGATCCCCATCAACCAGGGCAAGCGCGTCGCCGAAGAGCTGATCAACACCGGCAAGGCCACCCACCCGGTGATCGGTGTCAGCCTGGACATGAAATACACCGGCGACGGCGCGCGTGTCGGCGAGAAGGGCAAGGACGGCAGCCCTTCCGTCACTTCGGGCGGCCCTGGCGCCAAGGCGGGGATCAAGCCGGGCGACATCATCACCAAGGTCGACGGCCAGCGGGTGCACAGCGGCGAGGAGCTGATCGTCAAGATCCGCTCGCACCGCCCGGGCGACCGGCTGGAGCTCACCCTGGTCCGCGGCGGCAGTGAACGGACGATGACGCTCACGCTCGGCTCCGCGGACGGCACATGA
- a CDS encoding anti-sigma factor, whose product MSGSSPTPAEQHLGDRLAALVDGELKHDVRDRVLAHLATCPKCKAEADAQRRLKNVFAHTAPPPPSEGLLARLQGLPAGPGGDDGGRGGPFDGGRLGGDGVFGALSPSSGRGRDSGDSRTQTFGYVPAGAHTTALPGSSGSGFRIHDVGRTEAERSPWRGRRFAFAAASAVSFAAIALGGALPLDASVQAGPRGEGAGRNVTPLRAATPTAGATGVNTGAGNLRSTETERRRTGGNGLVRSDNRPVITGAPSLLAPAPLNHPFSAPMLTDASYSPPLIRPTGSAFQLATAPGLTPSATPVPTHLAAPTQSALPLSSRR is encoded by the coding sequence GTGAGTGGCTCAAGCCCCACCCCTGCGGAGCAGCATCTGGGGGACCGGCTCGCCGCGCTTGTCGACGGCGAGCTCAAACACGACGTCCGGGACCGGGTACTGGCGCATCTGGCGACCTGTCCCAAATGCAAGGCCGAGGCCGACGCCCAGCGCCGCCTGAAGAACGTCTTCGCCCACACCGCGCCGCCGCCGCCCTCCGAAGGACTGCTCGCGCGGCTCCAGGGGCTGCCCGCAGGGCCCGGAGGTGACGACGGCGGCCGGGGTGGACCTTTCGACGGGGGGCGGCTCGGTGGCGACGGGGTGTTCGGAGCGCTGAGCCCCTCGTCGGGACGGGGCCGGGACTCCGGCGACTCCCGTACGCAGACGTTCGGATACGTTCCCGCGGGCGCCCACACGACCGCACTTCCCGGCAGTTCCGGCAGCGGCTTCCGAATCCATGACGTGGGGCGTACGGAAGCGGAGCGCTCGCCCTGGCGCGGGCGGAGGTTCGCGTTCGCGGCGGCCAGCGCTGTGTCGTTCGCGGCGATCGCCCTCGGTGGGGCACTGCCGCTCGACGCCTCGGTCCAGGCCGGCCCCAGGGGCGAGGGCGCGGGTCGCAACGTCACTCCGCTGCGGGCCGCGACCCCGACCGCGGGCGCCACCGGCGTGAACACCGGGGCGGGCAACCTCAGGAGCACCGAGACCGAGCGCCGCCGCACCGGGGGCAACGGCCTGGTCAGGTCGGACAACCGCCCCGTCATCACCGGGGCGCCCAGCCTGCTGGCCCCGGCGCCGCTGAACCACCCGTTCTCGGCCCCGATGCTGACCGACGCCTCCTACTCCCCGCCGCTGATACGTCCGACGGGCTCGGCATTCCAGCTCGCCACCGCCCCCGGGCTCACCCCGAGCGCCACACCTGTCCCCACGCATCTCGCTGCCCCGACCCAGTCCGCTCTGCCCCTGTCGTCCCGGCGCTGA
- the sigE gene encoding RNA polymerase sigma factor SigE, translating to MVGAPLDTTRADRGGAAAPADRRGVLRRFLRSAGEPRSVTDIADRSRSTDSAATATFASDAESQAWTPPTWEEIVSTHSGRVYRLAYRLTGNQHDAEDLTQEVFVRVFRSLSTYTPGTFEGWLHRITTNLFLDMVRRKQRIRFDALADDAAERLPSREPSPQQVFNDTHFDADVQQALDTLAPEFRAAVVLCDIEGLSYEEIAATLGVKLGTVRSRIHRGRSHLRKALQHRSPEARAEQRSLAGVVGLAGEVGPA from the coding sequence ATGGTAGGGGCTCCGCTGGACACCACCAGAGCCGACAGGGGAGGTGCGGCTGCACCTGCGGATCGGAGAGGAGTGCTGAGGCGCTTCCTCAGGTCGGCGGGTGAGCCGAGATCCGTGACCGACATTGCTGACCGTTCTCGCTCCACTGACTCCGCAGCTACCGCGACCTTCGCATCGGATGCGGAATCGCAGGCGTGGACGCCTCCCACCTGGGAGGAAATCGTCAGCACGCACAGCGGCCGGGTCTACCGCCTCGCCTACCGGCTGACGGGCAACCAGCACGACGCCGAGGACCTCACCCAGGAGGTCTTCGTGAGGGTCTTCCGCTCGTTGTCGACGTACACGCCGGGCACCTTCGAGGGCTGGCTGCACCGCATCACAACCAACCTCTTCCTGGACATGGTCCGCCGCAAGCAGCGGATCCGCTTCGACGCGCTCGCCGACGACGCCGCCGAGCGGCTGCCCAGCCGCGAGCCGTCCCCGCAGCAGGTCTTCAACGACACCCACTTCGACGCCGATGTGCAGCAGGCGCTGGACACCCTCGCACCGGAGTTCCGCGCCGCCGTGGTGCTCTGTGACATCGAGGGGCTTTCGTACGAGGAGATCGCCGCGACCCTGGGCGTCAAGCTCGGCACGGTCCGCAGCCGGATCCACCGCGGCCGGTCCCATCTGCGCAAGGCTCTGCAGCACCGCTCCCCCGAGGCACGTGCCGAGCAGCGCTCGCTGGCGGGTGTGGTCGGCCTGGCAGGGGAGGTCGGACCGGCGTGA
- the folP gene encoding dihydropteroate synthase, producing MLRLGRREFDAHEPVIMAIVNRTPDSFYDQGATFHDEPALARVEQAVSEGAAIIDIGGVKAGPGEEVTAEEEARRTVGFVAEVRRRHPDVVISVDTWRHDVGEAVCEAGADLLNDAWGGVDPKLAEVAARYGTGLVCTHAGGTEPRTRPHRIAYDDVVADILRVTLSLAERAVELGVRRDGIMIDPGHDFGKNTRHSLEATRRLGELTATGWPVLVSLSNKDFVGETLDKPVKERVIGTLATTAVSAWLGAQVYRVHEVAETKQVLDMVSTIAGHRGPAVARRGLA from the coding sequence ATGCTGCGGCTGGGACGGCGCGAATTCGACGCGCACGAGCCGGTGATCATGGCGATCGTCAACCGTACGCCTGACTCCTTCTACGACCAGGGCGCGACCTTCCACGACGAGCCGGCCCTCGCCCGCGTCGAGCAGGCGGTGTCAGAGGGTGCTGCCATCATCGACATCGGTGGGGTGAAGGCCGGTCCCGGGGAGGAAGTGACGGCCGAGGAGGAGGCACGTCGGACGGTCGGCTTCGTGGCGGAGGTGCGCAGGCGCCACCCGGACGTGGTGATCAGCGTCGACACCTGGCGGCACGACGTGGGCGAGGCGGTCTGCGAGGCGGGCGCGGATCTGCTCAATGACGCGTGGGGCGGGGTGGACCCGAAGCTGGCGGAGGTCGCCGCGCGGTACGGCACGGGCCTGGTGTGCACGCACGCGGGCGGCACGGAGCCGAGGACACGGCCGCACCGGATCGCGTACGACGACGTGGTGGCGGACATTTTGCGGGTGACGCTCTCGCTGGCGGAACGAGCGGTGGAGCTGGGGGTCCGGCGGGACGGGATCATGATCGACCCGGGTCATGACTTCGGGAAGAACACGCGCCATTCGCTGGAGGCGACGCGTCGCCTCGGGGAGCTGACGGCGACGGGCTGGCCGGTGCTGGTCTCACTGTCGAACAAGGACTTCGTCGGCGAGACACTCGACAAGCCGGTGAAGGAACGCGTGATCGGGACGCTGGCGACGACGGCGGTGTCGGCATGGCTGGGGGCGCAGGTGTATCGCGTGCACGAGGTGGCGGAGACGAAGCAGGTGCTGGACATGGTGTCGACGATCGCGGGGCACCGGGGACCGGCGGTGGCGCGGCGGGGGTTGGCGTAG
- a CDS encoding DUF3117 domain-containing protein, protein MAAMKPRTGDGPLEVTKEGRGIVMRVPLEGGGRLVVELTPDEADALGDALKKVVG, encoded by the coding sequence ATGGCGGCCATGAAGCCGCGGACGGGCGACGGCCCGCTCGAGGTGACCAAGGAGGGGCGGGGCATCGTCATGCGCGTTCCGCTCGAAGGCGGCGGTCGGCTTGTGGTCGAGCTGACTCCGGACGAAGCCGATGCCCTCGGCGACGCTCTGAAGAAGGTCGTCGGCTGA
- a CDS encoding TIGR00730 family Rossman fold protein encodes MGNPEGLRALEEQRLGPVLRRRDQVQPGTTDQRLLDTEGDSEWVHTDPWRVMRIQSEFVEGFGALAELPSAISVFGSARTGPGTPEYETGVRIGKALVDAGFAVITGGGPGAMEAANKGAREAEGISVGLGIELPFEQGLNPHVDIGVNFRYFFVRKTMFVKYAQGFVVLPGGLGTLDELFEALTLVQTRKVTRFPIVLFGTEYWSGLVDWLRNTVVAQGKASEHDLLLFHVTDDVEEAVAMVTKETGH; translated from the coding sequence ATGGGCAACCCCGAGGGTTTGCGGGCGCTGGAGGAGCAGCGACTGGGACCGGTGCTGCGCCGTAGGGACCAGGTGCAGCCCGGCACCACCGACCAGCGGCTGCTGGACACCGAGGGCGATTCCGAGTGGGTGCACACAGACCCCTGGCGGGTCATGCGCATCCAGTCGGAGTTCGTGGAGGGCTTCGGCGCGCTGGCCGAACTGCCCAGCGCGATCAGCGTCTTCGGCTCCGCCCGCACGGGGCCCGGGACCCCCGAGTACGAAACGGGCGTCCGCATCGGCAAGGCACTGGTCGACGCGGGCTTCGCGGTGATCACAGGGGGCGGCCCGGGCGCGATGGAGGCGGCGAACAAGGGGGCGCGGGAGGCGGAGGGCATCTCGGTCGGCCTGGGCATCGAGCTCCCCTTCGAGCAGGGCCTCAACCCGCATGTCGACATCGGCGTGAACTTCCGCTATTTCTTCGTCCGCAAGACGATGTTCGTGAAGTACGCGCAGGGCTTCGTGGTGCTGCCGGGCGGACTGGGCACGCTGGACGAGCTGTTCGAGGCGCTGACGCTGGTCCAGACCCGGAAGGTCACGCGCTTCCCGATCGTGCTGTTCGGTACGGAGTACTGGAGCGGACTGGTGGACTGGCTCCGGAACACGGTGGTGGCGCAAGGGAAGGCGTCGGAGCACGACCTGCTGCTCTTCCATGTCACCGACGACGTGGAGGAGGCGGTGGCGATGGTGACGAAGGAGACGGGCCACTGA
- a CDS encoding IS30 family transposase, which yields MQQGYSNKEASRLVGVHERTGREWRHGRTDPQRLRAPAHIERAPVAAPSRYLSETERIHIADRLREKATVRAIAAELGRSPSTVSREIHRNRSPGRGSQWHYRPHAAQARADARRPRPKPGKIGRNTALRDFIQDGLDLKWSPEQICESLRRTFPDQPEMHVVHETIYQALYVQGRGELRRELARALRSGRARRRPQRQAACRQPRFTHPMVMISERPAEAEDRAVPGHWEGDLIIGMDNRSAIGTLVERATRYVMLVHLPDGRSAAHMRDALVETVKTLPSHLTRSLTWDQGSEMAAHHAFSVATDIPVYFCDPASPWQRGSNENTNGLLRQYFPKGTDLSVHTREQLAAVAAELNGRPRKTLGWETPAERLHKLLAA from the coding sequence ATGCAACAGGGCTACAGCAACAAAGAAGCATCCCGGCTTGTCGGCGTGCATGAGCGGACCGGTCGCGAGTGGCGTCATGGCCGGACGGATCCGCAGAGGCTTCGGGCGCCCGCTCACATCGAGCGGGCGCCCGTTGCCGCACCGTCCCGGTACTTGAGCGAGACCGAGCGCATCCACATCGCCGACCGCTTGCGGGAGAAGGCCACCGTCCGGGCGATCGCCGCCGAACTGGGCCGCAGCCCGTCCACCGTCAGCCGGGAGATCCACCGCAACCGCAGTCCCGGCCGAGGCAGCCAGTGGCACTACCGCCCACACGCCGCCCAGGCCCGCGCGGATGCCCGCCGGCCCCGCCCCAAGCCCGGCAAGATCGGTCGGAACACCGCACTGCGGGACTTCATCCAGGACGGCCTGGACCTGAAGTGGAGCCCGGAACAGATCTGCGAGAGTCTGCGCCGGACCTTCCCCGACCAGCCGGAGATGCACGTGGTGCACGAGACGATCTACCAGGCCCTGTACGTTCAGGGCCGCGGAGAACTGCGCCGCGAGCTGGCCCGGGCCCTTCGCTCGGGCCGCGCCCGCCGCCGCCCGCAGCGCCAGGCGGCCTGTCGTCAGCCGCGCTTCACGCATCCGATGGTCATGATCAGCGAACGCCCGGCAGAGGCGGAGGACCGGGCGGTGCCCGGCCACTGGGAAGGGGACCTGATCATCGGGATGGACAACCGCTCAGCGATCGGCACCCTCGTCGAACGGGCGACCCGCTACGTGATGCTGGTGCACCTGCCTGACGGCCGCAGCGCAGCGCACATGCGCGACGCGCTGGTGGAGACCGTGAAGACCCTGCCGTCGCATCTGACACGCTCGCTGACCTGGGACCAGGGATCGGAGATGGCCGCCCACCATGCCTTCAGCGTCGCCACCGACATCCCGGTCTACTTCTGCGACCCCGCCAGTCCCTGGCAGCGCGGCTCGAACGAGAACACAAACGGCCTGCTGCGGCAGTACTTCCCCAAGGGAACCGACCTGTCCGTCCACACCCGCGAGCAACTGGCCGCTGTCGCCGCCGAACTCAACGGCCGCCCACGCAAAACGCTCGGCTGGGAAACCCCAGCCGAGCGCCTGCATAAACTGCTCGCCGCCTGA
- a CDS encoding DNA-3-methyladenine glycosylase I, whose amino-acid sequence MTGGVAPGPDGKLRCPWGLSTDDYVTYHDEEWGRPVHGDDALFERLCLEAFQSGLSWITILRRREGFRLAFDGFKIASVAEFTDADEERLLADAGIIRNRAKIEATLANARVLAGWSPGELDTLIWSYAPDPAVRPAPRTIADVPAVTDESTALAKALKKRGLRFIGPTTAYALMQACGLVDDHLSGCVARLAPS is encoded by the coding sequence GTGACCGGCGGCGTCGCACCCGGCCCTGACGGGAAGCTGCGCTGCCCCTGGGGCCTGTCCACGGACGACTACGTCACGTACCACGACGAGGAGTGGGGCCGCCCCGTCCACGGCGACGACGCGCTCTTCGAACGTCTCTGCCTGGAGGCCTTCCAGTCGGGCCTGTCCTGGATCACCATTCTGCGCCGGCGCGAGGGCTTCCGCCTCGCCTTCGACGGCTTCAAGATCGCTTCCGTCGCGGAGTTCACCGACGCCGACGAGGAGCGCCTCCTCGCCGACGCCGGGATCATCCGCAACCGAGCCAAGATCGAGGCGACCCTCGCCAACGCGCGCGTGCTCGCCGGCTGGTCCCCCGGCGAGCTGGACACGCTGATCTGGTCGTACGCCCCCGACCCGGCGGTGCGGCCCGCTCCACGCACGATCGCCGACGTCCCGGCCGTGACGGACGAGTCCACCGCGCTGGCCAAGGCCCTCAAGAAGCGCGGGCTGCGCTTCATCGGACCGACGACGGCGTACGCGCTCATGCAGGCGTGCGGCCTTGTCGACGACCACCTGAGCGGCTGCGTCGCCCGCCTGGCCCCCTCCTAG
- a CDS encoding DivIVA domain-containing protein has product MFLFLLIAMVVVVAAVTLAVVGGGDSAALPEVAPEQLVDPLPATRPVGRADVEALRLPVAPRGYRMADVDDVLGRLGAELAERDARIAELESALAGAQATAVGRGDLFTKPGEEPER; this is encoded by the coding sequence GTGTTCTTGTTCTTGCTGATCGCGATGGTCGTGGTCGTCGCCGCGGTCACCCTCGCCGTGGTCGGCGGCGGCGACAGCGCGGCCCTGCCCGAGGTGGCGCCCGAGCAGCTGGTCGACCCGCTGCCGGCCACCCGCCCGGTCGGCCGTGCGGACGTCGAGGCACTGCGGCTGCCGGTCGCGCCCCGCGGCTACCGGATGGCTGACGTGGACGATGTGCTCGGCCGCCTCGGCGCCGAGCTCGCCGAGCGGGACGCGCGCATCGCCGAACTGGAGTCGGCGCTGGCCGGCGCGCAGGCCACGGCTGTGGGCAGGGGCGACCTGTTCACCAAGCCCGGCGAGGAGCCCGAGCGGTGA
- the dapE gene encoding succinyl-diaminopimelate desuccinylase, whose product MPDTVLDLTLDAPALTARLVDFRSVSGEEKPLADAIEQALRALPHLTVDRHGNNVVARTNLGRAERVILAGHIDTVPIADNVPSRLDENGVLWGCGTSDMKSGVALQLRIAATVPEPNRDLTFVFYDNEEVAAHLNGLGHVAEAHADWLKGDFAVLLEPSDAQVEGGCQGTLRVFLRTTGERAHSARSWMGSNAIHAAAPILAKLAAYEPRRPVIDGLEYREGLNAVRIEAGVANNVIPDECTVVVNYRYAPDRSEEEALAHVHEVFADCGVAEFVVDDHTGGALPGLSHPAAAAFMAAVGGTAQPKFGWTDVSRFSALGVPAVNYGPGDALFAHKRDEHVAVDKITHCEGRLRDWLTV is encoded by the coding sequence ATGCCCGACACCGTGCTTGACCTCACTCTTGATGCTCCGGCGCTCACCGCCCGGCTGGTCGACTTCCGGTCGGTCAGCGGCGAGGAGAAACCCCTCGCCGACGCGATCGAGCAGGCGCTGCGCGCCCTGCCGCATCTCACCGTCGACCGGCACGGCAACAACGTCGTGGCCCGTACGAACCTGGGGCGCGCCGAGCGGGTCATCCTGGCCGGGCACATCGACACGGTTCCGATCGCCGACAACGTGCCCTCCCGGCTGGACGAGAACGGCGTGCTGTGGGGCTGCGGCACGAGCGACATGAAGTCGGGCGTCGCGCTCCAGCTGCGCATCGCCGCGACCGTCCCCGAGCCCAACCGCGACCTCACATTCGTCTTCTACGACAACGAAGAGGTCGCCGCACACCTCAACGGTCTGGGACATGTGGCCGAAGCCCATGCCGACTGGCTGAAGGGCGACTTCGCGGTCCTCCTCGAGCCGTCCGACGCCCAGGTCGAGGGCGGCTGCCAGGGCACGCTGCGGGTCTTTCTCCGTACGACGGGGGAGCGGGCACACTCCGCGCGCAGCTGGATGGGGTCCAACGCCATTCACGCCGCGGCGCCGATCCTGGCCAAGCTCGCCGCGTACGAGCCGCGACGGCCGGTGATCGACGGGCTTGAGTACCGGGAGGGGCTCAACGCCGTACGGATCGAGGCCGGAGTGGCCAACAACGTCATCCCCGACGAGTGCACCGTGGTAGTCAACTACCGCTACGCGCCCGACCGCAGCGAGGAGGAGGCCCTGGCGCACGTCCACGAGGTCTTCGCGGACTGCGGGGTGGCGGAGTTTGTGGTGGACGACCACACCGGCGGGGCGCTGCCCGGGCTCTCGCACCCGGCGGCGGCCGCGTTCATGGCGGCGGTCGGCGGCACGGCGCAGCCCAAGTTCGGCTGGACGGACGTCTCACGCTTCAGCGCGCTGGGCGTGCCCGCGGTGAACTACGGGCCCGGTGACGCGCTCTTCGCCCACAAGCGGGACGAGCATGTCGCGGTCGACAAGATCACGCACTGCGAGGGACGTCTCCGGGACTGGCTCACCGTCTGA
- a CDS encoding sec-independent translocase, protein MFNDIGALELVALVVLAVLIFGPDKLPKVIQDASRFIRKIREFSESAKHDIRSELGPEFKDFDFEDLNPKTFIRKQLNENEDLKELKDLRSSFDLKKEINEVADAVNGKESDTSVPAAVNGSPGTPDLLKKREKPVQDERPPFDADAT, encoded by the coding sequence GTGTTCAATGACATAGGCGCACTGGAGCTGGTGGCGCTCGTGGTGCTCGCCGTGCTCATCTTCGGCCCGGACAAGCTGCCGAAAGTCATCCAGGACGCCAGCCGCTTCATCCGGAAGATCCGCGAGTTCTCCGAGAGCGCGAAGCACGACATCCGCAGCGAACTGGGCCCGGAGTTCAAGGACTTCGATTTCGAGGACCTCAACCCCAAGACGTTCATCCGCAAGCAGCTGAACGAGAACGAGGATCTGAAGGAGCTCAAGGACCTCCGCAGCAGCTTCGACCTCAAGAAGGAGATCAACGAGGTCGCCGACGCGGTCAACGGCAAGGAATCCGACACGTCGGTCCCCGCCGCCGTCAACGGCTCGCCCGGCACCCCCGACCTGCTCAAGAAGCGCGAAAAGCCCGTTCAGGACGAGCGCCCGCCCTTCGACGCAGACGCCACCTGA
- a CDS encoding enoyl-CoA hydratase/isomerase family protein: MADSVLYEVSDGLATITINRPEAMNAMNTEAKVALRDSALAAAADPSVRAVLLTASGRAFCVGQDLKEHIGFLAADRESGTGNTMNTVREHYNPIVRALTEMPKPVVAGVNGVAAGAGLGFALAADYRVVADTAKFTTSFAGVALSADSGVSWTLPRLIGQSRAADLLLFPRSFSAQEAHELGIANKLVPAEDLAAEAAAVARALAEGPTVAYAAIKESLAYGAGHTLSETLGKEDELQARAGSSEDHAIAVQAFIAKEKPKYLGR, from the coding sequence ATGGCCGACTCCGTGCTGTACGAGGTGAGCGACGGACTCGCAACGATCACGATCAACCGGCCCGAGGCCATGAACGCGATGAACACCGAGGCCAAAGTCGCTCTGAGGGACTCGGCCCTGGCAGCCGCCGCCGACCCTTCCGTACGGGCGGTACTGCTCACCGCGTCCGGGCGCGCCTTCTGCGTGGGCCAGGACCTCAAGGAGCACATCGGGTTCCTCGCGGCCGACCGCGAGTCGGGCACCGGCAACACGATGAACACCGTGCGCGAGCACTACAACCCCATCGTGCGGGCCCTGACCGAGATGCCGAAGCCGGTCGTGGCCGGGGTCAACGGCGTGGCCGCGGGCGCGGGCCTCGGCTTCGCGCTCGCCGCGGACTACCGGGTCGTCGCGGACACCGCAAAGTTCACGACCTCCTTCGCGGGCGTCGCGCTGAGCGCCGACTCCGGGGTGTCGTGGACGCTGCCCCGGCTGATCGGCCAGAGCCGGGCCGCGGATCTGCTGCTCTTCCCGCGCTCGTTCTCCGCGCAGGAGGCGCACGAGCTGGGCATCGCGAACAAGCTGGTCCCCGCCGAAGACCTGGCCGCAGAGGCCGCAGCGGTGGCCCGGGCGCTGGCCGAAGGACCGACCGTGGCGTACGCGGCGATCAAGGAGTCCCTGGCCTACGGCGCCGGTCACACGCTCAGCGAGACGCTCGGCAAGGAGGACGAGCTGCAGGCGAGGGCGGGCTCGTCCGAGGACCATGCGATCGCGGTCCAGGCCTTCATCGCCAAGGAGAAGCCGAAGTACCTCGGCCGCTAG